In a genomic window of Planctomycetaceae bacterium:
- a CDS encoding DUF1559 domain-containing protein — MCLDCGGDGRGGNTARSRHTGGAQFAMCDGSCTIHQRKYRSRTLPWLADNQRRRNSRRVLKQRCRDFKLK, encoded by the coding sequence TTGTGTCTGGATTGCGGTGGTGATGGCCGCGGTGGAAACACGGCACGCAGTCGCCACACCGGAGGAGCCCAGTTTGCAATGTGTGACGGAAGCTGCACGATTCATCAGCGAAAATATCGATCGCGAACTCTACCGTGGCTTGCTGACAATCAGAGGCGGCGAAATTCTCGGCGAGTTCTAAAGCAACGCTGCCGTGATTTCAAACTGAAATGA
- a CDS encoding DUF58 domain-containing protein yields MKRKTKRLSEGHLAFRLTPAGRVCFFLIGISGLGSVTVQLPVYQFFCVLTCVVLFAEALGQLFRPKLSAVLTMPSSIQMGQTVCGTLTIRNIGRWPVFDIMAMFHGLPRPIRHANKHEMIPSIRAGESAELPVTLSTSTRGIYDLPPLRIHSTFPFNLMRFGKCTALAQPLHVLPDFHMIPELNIPAGSRHQPGGMLLQKHDGNSPEFVGNREYSYGEPASRINFRAWARLGRPVVREYMDEFCMRVAIVLDTRVTPTSRWNPLKIPNAASNKNLEAAICFVASLAASMQTAESLLDMFAAGPELHVFRGATGAYHFDRLLEILAGIGSTTTNPLPELTPAVTEELKSISTVFCVFLHWDLERQTLVDGIHAAGCEFRVVLVNESESELPFPEDGVQFIRMAPDTIVNGEVLKL; encoded by the coding sequence GTGAAACGAAAGACGAAACGACTTTCTGAAGGTCATCTGGCCTTTCGTCTGACACCGGCCGGGCGCGTTTGCTTCTTCCTGATCGGCATCAGCGGGCTGGGTTCTGTCACCGTTCAACTGCCGGTCTATCAGTTCTTTTGCGTCCTGACCTGCGTCGTCCTGTTCGCGGAGGCATTGGGACAGTTGTTTCGGCCGAAGCTGTCCGCGGTCCTGACGATGCCATCAAGTATACAAATGGGGCAAACCGTCTGCGGAACACTGACCATTAGAAACATCGGTCGATGGCCTGTTTTTGACATCATGGCCATGTTTCATGGACTTCCACGGCCAATCCGGCACGCAAACAAACACGAGATGATTCCTTCAATTCGTGCAGGTGAGTCTGCCGAACTTCCCGTCACACTCTCCACCTCCACACGCGGTATTTATGACCTGCCCCCGTTGCGAATCCACAGCACATTCCCCTTCAATCTGATGCGATTTGGAAAGTGCACGGCACTCGCTCAGCCACTGCATGTCCTGCCGGACTTTCACATGATCCCGGAACTAAACATCCCAGCGGGCTCACGTCATCAACCCGGTGGGATGTTGCTGCAAAAACACGATGGCAATTCTCCTGAATTCGTGGGAAACCGGGAATACAGTTACGGCGAACCGGCGTCGCGAATTAACTTTCGAGCCTGGGCAAGGCTTGGACGACCCGTCGTGCGCGAGTACATGGATGAATTCTGTATGCGCGTCGCCATTGTACTCGACACCAGGGTTACGCCCACCAGTCGATGGAACCCACTGAAGATTCCGAACGCTGCATCAAATAAGAATCTTGAAGCGGCCATCTGTTTTGTTGCGAGCCTTGCAGCATCAATGCAGACTGCCGAATCACTTCTGGATATGTTTGCGGCCGGACCCGAATTACATGTTTTCCGTGGTGCAACCGGCGCCTATCACTTTGATCGCCTTCTCGAGATTCTTGCTGGAATTGGCTCCACAACAACAAATCCTCTTCCGGAATTAACTCCAGCCGTCACTGAAGAGCTGAAGTCAATTTCAACGGTATTCTGCGTGTTTCTGCACTGGGATCTCGAACGACAAACTCTCGTTGATGGCATTCATGCTGCTGGTTGCGAATTCAGGGTGGTGCTTGTAAACGAATCCGAATCGGAACTGCCGTTTCCGGAAGACGGCGTCCAGTTTATCCGGATGGCACCGGACACAATCGTCAATGGCGAGGTACTGAAATTATGA
- a CDS encoding dihydrodipicolinate synthase family protein → MSQAPLKGIFTPNLVPYSSDGDINEPELRRYVDWLISRGVHGLYPNGSTGEFTRFTPEERRRILAIIADQVRGRVPILAGAAEANVKETIRACEYYHSLGIRAVAIVAPFYYKLSPASVYAYFREIGRNTPIDVTLYNIPMFASPIDVPTIQRLSEECEKIVAIKDSSGDIPHMIRMIQAVKPNRPDFAFLTGWDAALMPMLLVGCDGGTNASSGIVPELTRKLYDLTTSYQIDAAREVQYDLIRLFDTMIYSAEFPEGFRAAVELRGFRMGQGRQPLSDDQRTDLTVLSRELQCLLSQHGFTDQPVGGCPVGDSNPSSSGEEVGAIVQQVVSELRRRGLM, encoded by the coding sequence ATGTCACAGGCACCGCTCAAGGGCATCTTTACTCCGAATCTGGTTCCTTACTCATCAGATGGTGACATCAACGAACCTGAACTTCGACGCTATGTCGACTGGTTGATTTCGCGCGGGGTCCACGGACTGTACCCGAATGGATCCACAGGGGAGTTCACACGGTTTACTCCCGAGGAGCGACGGCGAATTCTGGCAATCATTGCAGATCAGGTACGCGGACGCGTTCCAATTCTGGCCGGGGCCGCGGAAGCCAATGTGAAAGAGACGATCCGGGCGTGTGAGTATTATCATTCTCTGGGGATTCGCGCCGTCGCGATCGTGGCACCGTTCTATTACAAACTGAGTCCTGCGTCAGTCTATGCTTACTTTAGGGAGATTGGTCGGAACACTCCGATCGATGTGACTCTTTACAACATCCCGATGTTTGCCAGTCCGATTGATGTTCCAACAATCCAGCGGTTGTCGGAAGAGTGCGAAAAGATCGTCGCGATCAAGGATTCTTCCGGTGATATTCCCCACATGATCCGCATGATTCAGGCTGTTAAGCCCAATCGCCCGGATTTTGCCTTTCTGACTGGCTGGGATGCCGCATTGATGCCCATGTTGCTGGTGGGGTGTGATGGGGGGACGAATGCCAGTTCGGGTATTGTGCCGGAATTGACCCGCAAATTGTATGACCTGACGACCAGCTATCAGATTGATGCAGCACGCGAAGTGCAGTATGACCTGATCCGCCTGTTTGACACGATGATCTATTCGGCCGAATTTCCAGAAGGGTTCCGCGCTGCCGTTGAACTACGTGGCTTCCGCATGGGACAGGGGCGACAACCATTGTCGGACGATCAGCGTACTGATCTGACTGTGCTGAGCAGAGAATTACAGTGTCTCCTTTCTCAGCACGGTTTTACCGATCAACCTGTTGGTGGATGTCCTGTGGGAGATTCAAATCCATCATCGTCGGGTGAAGAGGTTGGTGCGATTGTGCAGCAGGTTGTCTCGGAACTCCGCCGCCGGGGACTCATGTAG
- a CDS encoding DegT/DnrJ/EryC1/StrS family aminotransferase: MIPLMKNAFHRELETRRALAEFILEAPRLSMDTECFRFEEAFAAHEGRRDAILFNSGGSANLALMQALKNLGRLEDEDRVGFSALTWATNVMPILQLGMQPVPVDCDPQTLNCMSENLEHRLRTTKLKCFFLTNVLGYCGDLENIRRICEERDIILVEDNCESLGTELHTGRAGGFGVAATFSFYVAHHMSTIEGGMVCTDDEELAEMLRIVRANGWDRNLRASQQMKLRNEFRVKGEFEAKYTFYDLGYNLRPTEITGFLGNLQLQHLDDTVQKRAAIHERLDAAAQQNPDLIGLDRSHIRTLSSFAYPVICRSEAIRDRFVFQFAGAGVEIRPVIAGNMQRQPFYSRYVERLYDLPGAEFLHNNGVYFGVYPELTETDLNVLGGCLSSYSGSASRAA, translated from the coding sequence ATGATTCCGCTCATGAAGAACGCATTCCATCGGGAGCTGGAAACCCGACGGGCCCTGGCGGAATTCATTCTGGAAGCGCCGCGGCTTAGTATGGATACCGAATGCTTCCGTTTTGAAGAAGCATTCGCAGCTCACGAAGGACGCCGAGACGCGATCCTCTTCAATAGTGGCGGAAGTGCAAACCTTGCGCTGATGCAGGCGCTGAAGAATCTTGGTCGACTGGAAGACGAAGACAGAGTGGGTTTTTCTGCCCTCACGTGGGCAACCAACGTCATGCCCATCCTTCAGCTGGGTATGCAGCCGGTTCCTGTTGACTGCGATCCACAAACTCTGAACTGCATGTCCGAAAATCTTGAGCATCGCCTTCGGACAACAAAGCTGAAGTGTTTCTTCTTGACCAACGTGCTCGGCTACTGTGGTGATCTGGAGAATATTCGCCGAATCTGCGAAGAACGAGACATCATTCTGGTCGAGGATAATTGCGAATCGCTTGGAACGGAATTGCATACGGGGCGTGCCGGTGGCTTCGGCGTCGCCGCGACATTCTCTTTTTACGTTGCGCACCATATGTCAACCATCGAAGGTGGCATGGTTTGCACAGATGACGAAGAGCTGGCGGAAATGCTTCGCATCGTGCGGGCCAATGGCTGGGATCGTAATCTCAGAGCATCGCAGCAGATGAAGCTGCGTAATGAATTTCGCGTGAAGGGCGAGTTCGAAGCCAAGTACACGTTTTATGATCTGGGCTACAATCTTCGGCCAACGGAAATTACGGGCTTTCTCGGCAACCTGCAGTTGCAGCATCTGGACGACACTGTGCAGAAGCGAGCTGCGATACATGAACGGCTGGATGCCGCTGCTCAGCAAAATCCGGATTTGATCGGCCTCGATCGATCCCATATCAGGACGCTCAGCAGTTTCGCGTATCCGGTAATTTGTCGAAGCGAAGCAATTCGCGACCGCTTTGTTTTCCAGTTTGCAGGCGCAGGTGTTGAAATTCGCCCTGTGATCGCCGGTAACATGCAGCGACAGCCGTTTTACAGCCGTTATGTTGAACGACTTTATGATTTACCGGGGGCTGAATTTCTCCATAATAACGGCGTCTACTTTGGCGTGTATCCCGAACTGACGGAAACGGATCTGAATGTTCTCGGCGGATGTTTGAGCAGTTACTCGGGTAGTGCGTCCCGCGCGGCCTGA
- a CDS encoding transglutaminase-like domain-containing protein, producing MMPPVDNARSFVSANPAQRIVAVCFLSLQCLLLWKLMDGMAGAIIYLLLTVIACQVSRRQWLPPLRFLRWASVITICQGIKYFTLPHELSPQHTFVYSELAYEIVCLLILLQIFLLATIPCSRRLPSRFPILGGLAIVFVGDVQVTDAERSLYAVSGSLGVMMIMLLLSERRTYSRIQTNVALRRFLFSLPVVLGSLAGALGSRILAENEKTLSSWIADLTDTESRDVCSGFTGRAGLHSITGWSEFSGETMMLRVHGANSVTYLGGCAFDHFDNNVWTASPAESQLREISSDDISSFVREDDGIYRLKPGRLASPESVVDIWPEQGAGGQYFLLPRSANCLITQKGAYTQDSSGNVKRKSQHAENHYRVLLPSKSRSVDLTDNDRSLYLQLAVSLDERVTKAAHSICDGAESAREKIRRVENYFHNNFEYGTRVYIPRREDPLGYFLENKPAAHCEYFATAAVVILREAGVPARFVTGYVAGERSSTSGFWIARRKDAHAWVEAFDEEQSRWVLVEPTPGTGVPQARETSGLAAWQQAIRMSMTRFMDSIKRIRLYKFVTLIAALGGLWYLTPLIYSLLTRIKRSKDLSDPRTKPEFISHLTNARISVELMLKRSGFERHSNETVHQFAARIGAAQPTQQQELFVRWYELYESLRFDPHSHQSIEQLIQITGQLRDQGQPGGTT from the coding sequence ATGATGCCGCCAGTGGACAACGCACGATCATTCGTTTCTGCGAATCCTGCGCAGAGAATCGTTGCTGTCTGCTTTCTGAGTCTTCAGTGCCTTTTACTATGGAAGCTTATGGATGGCATGGCCGGAGCCATCATTTATCTGCTTCTGACAGTGATCGCATGTCAGGTCTCACGGAGACAATGGCTACCGCCACTTCGTTTCTTACGATGGGCATCCGTGATAACGATCTGTCAGGGCATAAAGTATTTCACCTTACCACACGAACTTTCGCCTCAGCATACGTTCGTCTATTCAGAACTTGCCTATGAAATTGTCTGCCTGCTGATCCTGCTGCAGATCTTTCTTCTGGCGACGATTCCATGCAGTCGACGCCTTCCATCCCGATTTCCGATTCTGGGTGGACTTGCCATCGTCTTTGTCGGTGACGTTCAGGTCACTGATGCAGAACGCTCGCTCTACGCAGTGTCCGGCTCGCTGGGCGTAATGATGATTATGCTGCTGCTGAGCGAACGGCGCACATATTCCCGCATACAGACGAATGTCGCGTTACGCCGCTTTCTATTCAGCCTGCCAGTGGTTCTGGGCTCGCTGGCCGGAGCACTCGGATCACGAATCCTGGCGGAAAACGAAAAGACGCTGTCCTCATGGATTGCTGACCTGACCGACACGGAAAGTCGTGATGTCTGCAGTGGATTCACAGGCCGGGCCGGGCTGCACAGCATCACAGGCTGGTCCGAATTCTCGGGCGAAACAATGATGCTGCGAGTTCATGGTGCAAACTCAGTTACCTATCTCGGCGGCTGTGCGTTTGATCATTTCGACAACAATGTCTGGACAGCAAGTCCGGCTGAAAGTCAATTACGAGAGATTTCATCGGACGACATCTCCAGCTTTGTCAGAGAGGATGATGGCATCTACCGCCTCAAGCCCGGCCGACTCGCATCACCGGAATCAGTGGTTGATATCTGGCCTGAGCAGGGTGCCGGCGGGCAATACTTCCTCTTACCACGGTCGGCCAACTGTCTCATCACGCAGAAAGGCGCGTATACACAGGATTCTTCCGGCAATGTGAAACGCAAGTCACAGCACGCTGAAAATCACTATCGAGTCCTGCTGCCATCAAAGTCTCGAAGCGTTGATCTGACTGATAATGACCGTTCTCTCTACCTTCAGCTGGCGGTGAGCCTGGACGAACGAGTTACAAAGGCGGCTCATAGTATTTGCGATGGAGCCGAATCGGCACGAGAAAAGATCAGACGTGTTGAAAACTACTTTCACAACAATTTCGAGTATGGAACGCGCGTCTACATTCCTCGTCGTGAAGACCCACTTGGATACTTTCTCGAAAACAAACCCGCTGCCCACTGCGAGTATTTTGCAACTGCGGCAGTCGTGATTCTGCGTGAAGCGGGCGTCCCCGCAAGATTTGTTACGGGATATGTTGCAGGAGAAAGGAGCTCAACCTCAGGCTTCTGGATTGCTCGACGCAAGGACGCGCACGCCTGGGTCGAAGCCTTCGACGAAGAACAAAGTCGCTGGGTTCTTGTCGAACCAACTCCGGGTACGGGCGTACCTCAAGCGAGGGAGACATCGGGGCTGGCCGCATGGCAACAGGCCATACGTATGTCCATGACTCGATTCATGGATTCCATAAAACGAATACGACTCTATAAGTTCGTCACCCTCATTGCTGCTTTAGGTGGCCTTTGGTACCTGACTCCGCTGATTTACTCGCTGTTGACCAGGATCAAACGATCAAAGGATCTTTCAGATCCGCGAACAAAGCCTGAATTCATATCGCACCTGACCAACGCAAGAATTTCTGTGGAACTCATGCTGAAACGATCCGGCTTCGAACGCCATTCAAACGAAACCGTGCACCAGTTTGCAGCCAGAATCGGAGCCGCCCAACCGACGCAACAGCAAGAGTTGTTCGTCCGTTGGTACGAGTTGTACGAGAGTCTGCGATTCGATCCCCATTCGCATCAATCGATCGAGCAGCTGATTCAAATCACAGGACAACTTCGCGACCAGGGCCAGCCAGGTGGCACAACATGA
- a CDS encoding MoxR family ATPase, translating into MPVTEPGQDLSELHDRLQKLRNTLGRVIRGKDDAIRLILTAIAAGGSILMEDVPGVGKTTLAKALAKLSGAEFGRVQFTPDLLPNDILGSSIYNPRDGTFRFQQGPVFCSVLLADEINRASPRTQSALLEAMSEGQATIEGVRHDLPKPFIVLATQNPVDFHGTYPLPEAQLDRFLMRVSLGYPEKEMEVAMLFDQAVALPIDDLTPILNQADILSIQKHVREITVEQSVAEYMIEIVNSTRYHNMLKLGVSPRGSLMLFRAAQSAAMLDQRSYVLPDDVQLVAAPVLAHRVVRTSKARYSGIMCSDLIREIVESLPVPA; encoded by the coding sequence ATGCCAGTGACAGAGCCAGGGCAAGACCTATCCGAACTTCATGACAGGCTGCAGAAGCTGCGGAACACTCTTGGACGTGTCATTCGAGGCAAGGACGATGCGATTCGACTGATTCTCACAGCAATCGCCGCTGGTGGCTCCATACTGATGGAAGATGTCCCCGGTGTCGGCAAGACGACACTGGCCAAAGCCCTGGCCAAGCTGTCCGGCGCCGAATTTGGCCGCGTTCAGTTTACCCCGGATCTGCTGCCGAATGACATCCTTGGCTCTTCAATCTACAACCCCAGGGATGGCACCTTTCGTTTTCAGCAGGGGCCCGTTTTCTGCAGTGTCCTGCTGGCAGATGAAATCAACCGGGCTTCCCCGCGAACACAATCCGCTTTGCTTGAGGCGATGAGCGAAGGTCAGGCGACAATTGAAGGTGTCAGGCACGATCTGCCAAAGCCATTCATTGTTCTGGCCACTCAAAACCCCGTGGATTTCCATGGCACCTATCCGCTTCCCGAAGCTCAGCTTGACCGCTTCCTCATGCGCGTCAGCCTTGGCTACCCGGAGAAGGAAATGGAGGTTGCGATGTTGTTCGATCAGGCTGTCGCGTTACCAATCGATGACCTCACACCGATACTCAATCAGGCAGACATCCTGTCAATTCAAAAACACGTGCGTGAGATCACAGTCGAACAATCTGTCGCTGAATACATGATTGAGATCGTGAACAGCACCAGATACCACAACATGCTGAAACTAGGTGTCAGTCCGCGTGGTTCACTGATGCTGTTTCGCGCAGCTCAATCGGCAGCCATGCTGGACCAGCGTTCGTATGTACTTCCGGATGATGTCCAGCTGGTCGCTGCTCCTGTGCTGGCCCATCGAGTTGTCCGGACATCGAAGGCACGCTACAGCGGAATCATGTGTTCGGACCTGATCAGAGAAATCGTGGAATCCCTTCCGGTTCCGGCATGA
- a CDS encoding Na+/H+ antiporter NhaC family protein: MNGLNLKTVLMLISLSAMPAVEAGGTPLQSDANTETADSELTGAILIEPESLPNGAAVSEIRIQAVGADGAPLRFNGPVTVSGMTRRKPQVDASVPFEPFECVADFDDGILVLNSDVADGRHISISESGLTIREGESVIATQLQPSRLSDWWRIVPPVIAILLAIVIRDVNVSLILATFAGCLLYHNFTDIPGAINQLCATLQNQLADSDHASVILFTVFLGAMIGLMNDSGGTQAVVNRMAKYANTRERGQLLTWLMGLVVFFDDYANALLIGGAMRPLSDRLRISREKLAFLIDSTAAPIAGLAVVSTWVAFEIDQIAAGLAIAGIKAEASTVFYESIPYRIYPILALAMVATIAKTGKDFGPMLSAEREAWRRAPAMNPQVQEAVVTGNMAFAVLPVVTLVGLVIVGFLNDVDSYRLLLIASFIASVIAFLLPFFWRKMSFEECSASWTRGVGSMIPAVIVLILAWAVSDVCRPDKLDTAGFIINRVGDSIRPQFLPSIAFIVAGAISLSIGSSFTTMALLTPLFIPLCWSLSTEGGVTEFSASSTVFLATVGAILAGAIFGDHCSPISDTTVLSSAASGCDHLKHVNTQFPYALLAGVFSLLTGYLPMGFGVPWWITVPLGMAVIVGAIVVLGKRPDEVGRSASDSE; encoded by the coding sequence ATGAACGGGTTGAACCTGAAAACAGTTCTGATGCTCATCAGCCTGTCAGCAATGCCAGCGGTGGAGGCGGGTGGTACGCCGCTGCAGAGTGATGCCAACACTGAGACAGCAGATTCTGAGCTCACAGGTGCGATTCTGATTGAGCCTGAATCTCTGCCGAATGGTGCAGCTGTTTCAGAGATCAGAATTCAGGCCGTTGGTGCTGACGGAGCACCGCTTCGTTTTAATGGTCCTGTGACCGTCAGCGGGATGACGCGACGAAAACCTCAGGTGGACGCTTCAGTTCCGTTTGAACCATTCGAATGCGTTGCAGATTTTGACGATGGCATTCTTGTGCTCAATTCAGATGTTGCTGATGGGCGGCACATTTCCATTTCAGAAAGTGGATTGACCATTCGCGAGGGCGAAAGTGTTATCGCCACGCAGCTACAGCCCAGTCGGCTGAGTGACTGGTGGCGCATCGTTCCACCAGTCATTGCCATTCTCCTGGCAATTGTGATCCGGGACGTCAACGTCTCGTTGATCCTGGCGACATTCGCAGGGTGCCTGTTGTATCACAACTTTACAGACATCCCGGGGGCGATCAATCAGCTTTGCGCGACACTGCAGAACCAGTTGGCAGATTCTGATCATGCTTCGGTAATTCTGTTCACGGTGTTTCTTGGGGCGATGATCGGACTGATGAATGACAGTGGTGGCACCCAGGCTGTTGTAAACCGAATGGCAAAGTACGCTAACACACGGGAACGCGGCCAGTTGCTCACCTGGTTGATGGGACTGGTTGTCTTCTTCGATGACTACGCAAACGCATTGCTGATTGGAGGAGCCATGCGCCCGCTGAGTGATCGACTCAGGATCTCACGGGAGAAGCTTGCATTTCTGATCGATTCGACAGCAGCCCCCATCGCAGGCCTCGCCGTTGTCTCTACGTGGGTTGCATTTGAGATTGATCAAATTGCTGCGGGGCTTGCCATTGCCGGAATCAAAGCCGAAGCATCGACGGTCTTTTACGAGAGCATACCGTATCGGATATATCCGATACTGGCGCTGGCGATGGTGGCTACCATCGCGAAGACTGGCAAAGATTTTGGTCCGATGCTTTCAGCCGAACGTGAAGCGTGGCGGCGTGCTCCCGCAATGAACCCGCAGGTCCAGGAAGCGGTTGTCACCGGGAACATGGCGTTTGCCGTTCTTCCCGTTGTGACGCTTGTTGGTCTGGTGATTGTTGGTTTTCTGAATGATGTTGATTCTTACAGGTTGCTGCTGATCGCTTCGTTTATTGCGTCAGTGATAGCATTCCTGTTGCCATTTTTCTGGCGAAAAATGTCGTTTGAGGAATGTTCTGCCAGCTGGACTCGCGGCGTGGGTTCGATGATTCCGGCAGTTATCGTTCTTATTCTTGCATGGGCGGTTTCTGATGTTTGTCGTCCGGACAAACTGGATACGGCCGGGTTCATCATTAACCGCGTTGGTGATTCGATTCGGCCGCAGTTTCTGCCTTCCATTGCGTTCATTGTTGCCGGAGCAATTTCACTTTCCATCGGTAGCTCATTCACGACCATGGCCCTGCTGACACCGTTGTTCATTCCATTGTGCTGGTCATTATCAACGGAGGGTGGCGTAACAGAGTTTTCTGCATCCAGCACTGTGTTTCTCGCAACGGTTGGGGCCATACTGGCAGGTGCAATTTTTGGTGATCACTGTTCCCCGATTTCAGATACAACGGTGCTGTCTTCGGCAGCCTCCGGTTGTGATCACTTGAAGCATGTGAACACTCAGTTTCCGTATGCTTTGCTGGCGGGGGTGTTTTCACTATTGACGGGGTATTTGCCAATGGGTTTTGGCGTTCCCTGGTGGATCACAGTGCCTCTGGGAATGGCCGTCATAGTCGGAGCAATCGTTGTCCTGGGAAAACGGCCAGACGAAGTGGGACGCTCTGCTTCGGATTCCGAATGA
- a CDS encoding DUF1559 domain-containing protein, whose protein sequence is MTSFRWGATCANASPANPDPCGTSFRDEDWGTTWAIALLPYVEQANLFNQWDSSKSSYDQSPHAAGHGMSLVLSCPL, encoded by the coding sequence ATGACCAGTTTCCGATGGGGCGCTACGTGTGCCAATGCTTCGCCGGCCAATCCTGACCCTTGCGGAACCAGCTTCCGCGACGAAGACTGGGGCACCACCTGGGCGATTGCTTTGTTGCCCTATGTTGAGCAGGCCAACCTGTTTAATCAGTGGGATTCCAGCAAGAGTTCCTACGATCAGTCTCCTCACGCGGCTGGACACGGAATGTCATTGGTGTTGAGTTGTCCTTTATGA
- a CDS encoding GDP-L-fucose synthase, whose product MKHRIFVAGHRGMVGAAIVRSLNRTQTAEILTRTRAELDLCNREAVQDFLSAERPDVVILAAARVGGIQANLDAPAEFIYENLQIQNSVIHGSWVAGVRKLCFLGSSCIYPRLCPQPMKEEYLLTGPVEPTNEGYAIAKIAGLKMAQAYHRQYGMDVLCAMPCNLYGPNDSFDLQKSHVLSALVRRFVDAHDSQMPSLTLWGTGAARREFMHVDDLAEAVLFAMEHWQSPEVINIGTGVDVSIRELAEAIAAEVGFKGELKWDTSKPDGMPRKCMDVSRLQSLGYESRISLSEGIRQMISEYRCIKSNSIADNDLKDKVNDSAHEERIPSGAGNPTGPGGIHSGSAAA is encoded by the coding sequence ATGAAACACCGAATTTTCGTTGCCGGGCACCGTGGAATGGTGGGGGCTGCGATCGTGCGCTCGCTCAACCGTACCCAAACGGCAGAAATTCTGACGCGTACGCGGGCGGAACTGGATCTCTGCAACCGAGAGGCCGTGCAGGACTTTTTATCAGCAGAACGACCGGATGTTGTGATTCTTGCGGCAGCACGTGTTGGAGGCATTCAGGCTAATCTGGATGCCCCTGCAGAGTTCATCTACGAAAATCTGCAGATTCAGAACAGTGTCATCCATGGGTCCTGGGTTGCCGGAGTCCGAAAACTTTGTTTCCTCGGCAGTTCATGCATCTATCCCCGCCTGTGCCCTCAGCCCATGAAGGAAGAATACTTGCTGACGGGCCCGGTTGAGCCGACCAATGAGGGCTACGCGATTGCAAAGATTGCCGGCCTGAAGATGGCCCAGGCGTATCATCGGCAATATGGAATGGACGTACTTTGTGCGATGCCGTGTAATCTGTACGGCCCCAATGACAGCTTTGACCTTCAAAAATCACATGTATTAAGTGCGCTGGTGCGACGATTCGTTGATGCGCACGATTCGCAGATGCCTTCATTGACCTTATGGGGGACAGGTGCAGCGAGAAGAGAGTTCATGCATGTGGATGATCTTGCGGAAGCGGTGCTGTTCGCAATGGAACACTGGCAGTCGCCGGAAGTTATCAACATCGGCACAGGGGTCGACGTGTCGATTCGTGAGCTTGCAGAAGCGATTGCGGCGGAGGTTGGGTTCAAAGGCGAGTTGAAGTGGGACACTTCGAAACCAGATGGTATGCCGCGAAAGTGTATGGATGTGTCCAGACTGCAGAGTCTCGGGTATGAATCTCGCATCAGTCTGTCGGAAGGAATCCGTCAGATGATCAGCGAGTATCGATGTATCAAAAGCAATTCCATTGCTGACAACGACTTGAAGGATAAAGTCAATGATTCCGCTCATGAAGAACGCATTCCATCGGGAGCTGGAAACCCGACGGGCCCTGGCGGAATTCATTCTGGAAGCGCCGCGGCTTAG